The genome window AAGCTCGTTAAGAATTCTGTGAAGTGTGGCCCTGCCTACTCTGGCCTTAAGCTGGAGAAGCCAGGGAGGCTGAGGTTCTCTTACCTCAAGGGCAGCAAGAACTTTGAGGCTGTTCCCGGCCAGCAGAGACTCAATGTTGAGGAAGGAGTACTTCACTTTTATGCTTCTCAGAAGGTCGTTAACTTTGTTCTCCACCGGTTTGACAACGAGAGGCTTCTTTCCTTCGAACTCAACGAGGCTCTTCTTATTAAGGGAACTGAGGAGGACTGAGAGCGTGGCCTTGGAGAGGCCGAGTTCCTCAGATAACTCTCTCAATGTTCTGGGTTCATCCAGTGCAAGGAGTACCTTGAGCTCGGCCTTTGTGAGTGTCATGTCTCAAACTTCCAAACAATTTTATAAAAACGTTTGGATTTTTGAGACAGAAAAAGATATTAATATCTCAGCCAACAAACCTTAAAGAGGAATGAAGGTGGGGGTCGCCCGGAGGGGACCAGCCACCTGACCTTCATCTCACCCTGATCTCCCCCGTGAGGAGCTTCTCCATTACGGCCTTCTTCATGCGCTCCAGCTTCTCCTTCTTCGCCCTCTTGGCTTCAATGGCTTCGTCAATTGTCCTGAGGATTTCGGCGATTTTCTTCTGCTCTTCGAGAGGTGGGAGTGGAAGTTTTACCGCCAGAAGATCTGCTTTTCTTATGCCAGCCTGTCCCACATGCCTTATTGCGATCTGCTTGAAATACTTCATCTGCCAAAGGCGAATGAAATTGTACACCAGCCACTCGGGTATTGTTATGTCTTCTTTGACTCGAATACGGGTTATGTGATTGCTGTAAGTGCAAAAATCACATTCTCCCCTGAAGACGGCACTCTTTCCAAGTAAGTCAACACTGTTTGTATTGTTAAACAAAACATCACCTGGCTTCAAAAGATAATCTTCAATGTTTTTGTTCCTGGGTATGGGAACTTTTAAGTAATGGTCAAGCACAACTCGCCCATCGGTTGTTATGTTGTTCATTCTGAGCTGGATTATTCCATTTTCATCTCTTTTTCCGCTTGCAAAGCCCGGTTTTGCTTCGATTATAACATCCTCGACTTTCTTAACTTCCCACTCCTCTGGAATCCTGACCTTCCTGCCGTTGAGCTCAACCTCCTTGAAGCGGGTGTGGTTGATGCCCTGGGTGAGAAGCCTCTCCATTGAGCCCTTCTTGAGCCTCTCAAGCTTCGCGATGCTCTCATCAACGGCCTGGATTGCCTCGTCGATCGTGCGGAGAACCTCGGCGATTTTCTTCTGTTCGGAGAGTGGTGGGAGGGGGAGTTTTATCTTTGAAAGCTCCTTACGAGAGATCCCCTTTATTGTGGTTCCACGAGCCGAAGCAATTATTAATCTGGCTACGAGAGGGGATGTTATGACTCTGACAGCGTACTCTGGCTCAATTTTTTCACTTTTCAAGATAATCCCAGTTAAATCTTGGTTTATCGCAACATCAATTTTGGTTATCGCGGCCTTTCCAAGTCCAACGCGGGTTGCAACGATAATATGCCCCTTGGGAACAATGTTGGTTGAACTGTTCTTAAGGCCAAGCTCTGTGATGTATTTTTCACCCTCAGTAATGTAGTACCCAGAGATTATTGCACTTGTAATCCAAGGAATTTTACCCCCCCAATATTCAGGCTTTTTGGTGGAAGGAGTACCTCCCCCAAGGAATTTCTCTGCAACATCCCCAAGCTCGACAACTTCCCACTCCTCCGGAATCCTGACCTTCCTGCCGTTAAGCTCGACCTCCTTGAACCTCGTCTCCCTGTAAAACTGAAAAGCGGGAAGGGCCTCACTCATTTCCGCCCACCTCCAGAACCCCCTGAATGTATGCCTTCGCCCTCTCGACCAGCTCCCTCTCCCTTGCCTCAATCTCCTCGAACTCCTTGAACTCCTTGTTAAGGTCGATGTGCTCCCTCTCGTCCTCTGGAAAGACGTAAAGGCTGACGTTGAGGTTGTAGTCGTTCTTCCGTACCTCTTCGAGGTCAACAACCCTCGAAAAGCCCTCGATTTCCTTGAACTCACGGTATGCCTCGACGATCTTCTTTATGTGCTCCGGCCCGAGCTGGTTGAGCTTTCTCACTTCAGGGTGCTTGCGGTACTCTCTGGAAGCGTTGATGAAGAGTATCTTCCCCTTCCTCTCCTCGGGCTTGTTGGGGTTGAGCACCATTATTATTCCCGGGGCGCCGGTGTTGTAGAAGAGCTTCTCCGGAAGTAGGACAACGGCCTCGATGAGGTCGTCCTCGACGATGCCCTGCCTTATGGATTTCTCCGAGCCCCCTCTGAAGAGCGCCCCGCTGTCGAGTACGATACCGACCTTCTTCCTCGCATAATACAGCATCAGCTGAACCCACGCCCAATCCGCTGATTGCTTTGACGTGTAGCCGTACTTGTAGATGTGCTTTATTCTCCTGTCGCTCAGCCTTGCCTCGTCGTAGCCGTCCTGGTTCCACGGTGGGTTTGCGATGACATAATCAACCTTGCCATCCTCAACGCCTTCTCCCCTCAGTACCTCCTCCCAGCGGGGGTTAACGAGGCTGTCAAAGCCCTCGAATATCCTGAACTCCTGAATTCCGTGAAGGATGAGGTTGAGCTTTGAGAGTGCCGCCGTCGTCTCGTTGAGCTCCTGGCCGTAGAGCATTATGGCCGGCTCTCCGCCCTCGAGTTTCTCCTTCACGTAGCGGTAGGACTCGATGAGCATTCCTCCGGAACCGCTTGCCGGGTCGAGGATGTCGCTCCCATCTTCGATGTCAAGCAGCTCCACGAGGAGCCTTATGACTTCCCTGGGCGTGTAAACTTCTCCTTCCTTGGCCTTCTGTGGGGCGAAGTAGCTCAGAATCCACTCGTAGGCATCGCCGAGGATGTCGCTGTCAAACTCGGCAAAGTCCACGCGGTTGAATATCTTCACGATCTCCTCAAGCTTGTGAAGGTTGTCCTCCTTGATAAAGCCGATTAACCCAAGAACCTCGACGAGCTTCTTAAGGTCGGCCAACTCAGGGTTCATCTCGGATATCTTGATGAGGGCGTTGGCCATCTCCTTAATGCTCTCCCTCTCTTTAACGACCTCGTGCCAGGTGTAGAGTTTGCCGGTCTCCTCATCGAAGAGGTGGTAGTACGCCCTGTTCACCTGCATGTAGGCGGCAATTTGGGGCTTTCCCTCTTTCATGAGGTCCTGGGCTTTTTTCATCCAGCGGTCGCTGATTGCCTTGTAGAAGAGGAACACGAGTAATGACTTGTAGTCGAGGCCGCCCCTTATCTGATCTGCTGCAGCTTTGAGGAGCGAGATGAGTTTGTCGCGGGTGATCTTGCTCTCCGTCGGGAACCTCAGGCGGTAATAAGTTTTCCTGTAGTCATAAACGTCTTTTCTTGCGATTATCAAGCCGGCCCTTCTGAGAATTGAGAGAACTTCCCCGACGTTTTTGGTGGTGAACTTTGCTTCATCAATCCCCTTTTCCAGGAGTTCCTTTCTCTTTTTCTCAAAGAGTTTTTCAACGTCTTCCTGGGTGAATTCTTTGTCTCTGAACGCTTCTTTTATGAGAAGGTACCTCTCCCGAACCCAGGGTTGGAGTTCGCTGAGAATTGTCCATTCGTCGGCACCGTTCTTAACACCAGTTTTGGATTTCGCCTTGGACCTTGGCATGGGGTTCACCATAATCAGTGAAGCACTTTTACCTTAAAAGTTTTGTGGTATTGATTTGGCTTAAAAAATAAGTTAAAATGAAATGACTTATTTATCCTGAAAACCCCGGTAAGGCGTCCTGCTCATCCATGGGGTAAAGGGTCCAATGGACAACCATGGCCATAAATTGTGGATTGGCCAACAAGTACACGGCGTTTGCGATATCGGTAAATACGTCCTCAAGCAATTGCGTTGCCCTGTACATTCCTGGAGCGACTTCCTCGAATAAGTAGTCCATAAGATTGTCAAAGAGTAACTTGGCAATTGGGATGCTTGTTTCGTCTTCAGTTGCTCTGAATTCCCTTGAGATTATGGCGTCAATGTCCGCTTTGGATAACGGCGTTACACGTGCATTACAATACAGTTCACTGAAAATCATCTCCCATGCTCTCATGTTTGGAACGTTTATTAAGAGAAGTTTGAGGATTAAGATGCTCTTCGCGTCTTCAGGAACGCGGTTCAGCATACGTCTGAAATAGAGTATCTCCGCGTGGGCCCGCCGCATTCTGACCTCTTGGATACCGTAGTAAAGAGCTTCGTATACGTCCATAAACAGTGCAGACGGCATGAATGAGTCTTCTGAGCTTCTTGCTACATTCTGAACGAACAGGTCGTCGAAGTATTTCTGGATTACTTCGACTACCAATTGGGCAGCTTTATCATCTGCCTCCTTGGCAATCGCCTCTCGGAAGAAATTGAGATATTCTTCCATGCTTATGTCGTCGAGATTGAAAATCCGATCGTTGAAGGTGCTGTGGAACATCTCAAGGACAGTTTCCCAGACTTCTACATCAGGCAAGACCTCCTGAAGTTCCTGGGATATCTT of Thermococcus celericrescens contains these proteins:
- a CDS encoding restriction endonuclease subunit S, which produces MSEALPAFQFYRETRFKEVELNGRKVRIPEEWEVVELGDVAEKFLGGGTPSTKKPEYWGGKIPWITSAIISGYYITEGEKYITELGLKNSSTNIVPKGHIIVATRVGLGKAAITKIDVAINQDLTGIILKSEKIEPEYAVRVITSPLVARLIIASARGTTIKGISRKELSKIKLPLPPLSEQKKIAEVLRTIDEAIQAVDESIAKLERLKKGSMERLLTQGINHTRFKEVELNGRKVRIPEEWEVKKVEDVIIEAKPGFASGKRDENGIIQLRMNNITTDGRVVLDHYLKVPIPRNKNIEDYLLKPGDVLFNNTNSVDLLGKSAVFRGECDFCTYSNHITRIRVKEDITIPEWLVYNFIRLWQMKYFKQIAIRHVGQAGIRKADLLAVKLPLPPLEEQKKIAEILRTIDEAIEAKRAKKEKLERMKKAVMEKLLTGEIRVR
- a CDS encoding HsdM family class I SAM-dependent methyltransferase, producing MVNPMPRSKAKSKTGVKNGADEWTILSELQPWVRERYLLIKEAFRDKEFTQEDVEKLFEKKRKELLEKGIDEAKFTTKNVGEVLSILRRAGLIIARKDVYDYRKTYYRLRFPTESKITRDKLISLLKAAADQIRGGLDYKSLLVFLFYKAISDRWMKKAQDLMKEGKPQIAAYMQVNRAYYHLFDEETGKLYTWHEVVKERESIKEMANALIKISEMNPELADLKKLVEVLGLIGFIKEDNLHKLEEIVKIFNRVDFAEFDSDILGDAYEWILSYFAPQKAKEGEVYTPREVIRLLVELLDIEDGSDILDPASGSGGMLIESYRYVKEKLEGGEPAIMLYGQELNETTAALSKLNLILHGIQEFRIFEGFDSLVNPRWEEVLRGEGVEDGKVDYVIANPPWNQDGYDEARLSDRRIKHIYKYGYTSKQSADWAWVQLMLYYARKKVGIVLDSGALFRGGSEKSIRQGIVEDDLIEAVVLLPEKLFYNTGAPGIIMVLNPNKPEERKGKILFINASREYRKHPEVRKLNQLGPEHIKKIVEAYREFKEIEGFSRVVDLEEVRKNDYNLNVSLYVFPEDEREHIDLNKEFKEFEEIEARERELVERAKAYIQGVLEVGGNE